The proteins below are encoded in one region of Ferruginibacter lapsinanis:
- a CDS encoding aminotransferase class I/II-fold pyridoxal phosphate-dependent enzyme: protein MADIFEKLVKDGGPIGQHMDRAHGYFAFPKLEGELGPHMKFRGKDVLVWSLNNYLGLVNHPEIRKIDAEAAAKYGMGNPMGARMMSGNTTKHEELERVISEFVGREDTMLLNFGYQGIMSCIDAMVNRRDVIVYDAESHACIVDGVRLHMGHRYAFKHNDAEDCEKQLQRATELANKQGGGILVITEGVFGMDGEQGILKEIVALKKKYEFRILIDDAHGFGYMGKTGAGADEAQECQDGIDLYFSSMVKSLGSLGGFICGPKAVIKFLRYNTRSQIFAKSVPLLVVEGMLKRMEMIKTMPELREKLWHNVNRLQNGLKERGFDIGDTNSPVTPIYMKGDVPEATQMVMDLRENYGIFCSIVVYPVIPKGDIIYRLIPTASHSDEDIDITLKAFEETKKKLDEGAYKAVDIPDMAEKM from the coding sequence ATGGCAGACATTTTTGAAAAATTAGTGAAAGATGGTGGCCCGATCGGTCAGCATATGGACAGAGCACATGGTTATTTTGCTTTCCCGAAATTAGAAGGAGAACTGGGGCCACACATGAAATTCAGAGGTAAAGATGTGTTGGTGTGGAGTTTGAATAACTATTTAGGATTAGTAAACCATCCTGAAATAAGAAAGATAGATGCAGAAGCTGCAGCAAAATATGGTATGGGCAACCCGATGGGTGCCAGGATGATGAGTGGAAATACCACCAAACATGAAGAGTTGGAAAGAGTGATCAGTGAATTTGTAGGCAGAGAAGATACAATGCTTTTAAATTTTGGGTACCAGGGTATAATGAGTTGTATTGATGCGATGGTCAACAGAAGAGACGTTATCGTATATGATGCAGAATCTCATGCATGTATTGTTGACGGTGTAAGATTACACATGGGACACAGGTATGCATTTAAACACAATGATGCAGAAGATTGCGAAAAACAATTACAAAGAGCAACTGAATTAGCGAACAAACAAGGTGGTGGTATTCTGGTGATCACTGAAGGTGTTTTTGGTATGGATGGTGAGCAGGGAATATTAAAAGAGATCGTTGCTTTAAAGAAAAAATATGAGTTCAGGATCTTAATTGATGATGCTCACGGATTTGGGTACATGGGTAAAACAGGTGCCGGTGCTGACGAAGCTCAAGAGTGCCAAGATGGAATTGATCTGTACTTTTCTTCGATGGTTAAAAGCTTAGGAAGCCTGGGCGGATTTATTTGCGGACCAAAAGCTGTGATCAAATTCTTACGTTATAATACACGTTCGCAGATATTTGCAAAGAGTGTTCCATTGTTAGTTGTAGAAGGGATGTTGAAACGCATGGAGATGATCAAGACCATGCCTGAACTAAGAGAAAAACTTTGGCACAATGTAAATCGTTTGCAAAATGGTTTAAAAGAAAGAGGTTTTGATATTGGTGATACCAACTCTCCCGTTACACCGATCTACATGAAAGGTGATGTTCCCGAAGCAACACAAATGGTGATGGACCTGAGAGAAAATTATGGTATATTCTGCTCTATTGTAGTGTATCCTGTAATACCTAAAGGAGATATCATTTACAGGTTAATACCAACAGCATCGCACAGCGATGAAGATATTGATATCACCTTAAAAGCATTTGAAGAAACTAAGAAAAAATTAGACGAAGGTGCGTACAAAGCCGTGGATATTCCTGATATGGCAGAGAAAATGTAA
- a CDS encoding DUF3570 domain-containing protein translates to MKKICLVVVGLYLNLLNVFSQSVSKPDTAEYQTRKLKLEEVNLISSYYHQDGNNSSVTGGIGTEKLTDFANIIDVKFTKYDTKNRLHTFTGELGVDTYSSASSDKIDLKANSSASSSDIRIYPSVSWSMENKQRGTTIGLNASSSTEFDYQSFGLGASFSKKSKDNNREVGIKAQAYLDQVKLIYPIELRTTTSGGGRERDDNDYASTARNSFTGSLTYSQIVNQRLQLMFLLDLAYQQGFLALPFHRVILNDNTHKSELLPSSRFKIPVGIRANYFAGDKVIIRTFYRFYHDDWGLTANTADIETSIKVTPFFSVTPFYRYYNQSAIKYFAPYMEHTANDAFYTSNYDLSKFDSHFLGAGIRLAPPKGVFGIQHFSALEIRYGHYNRSNGLNSNIVSLNIKYK, encoded by the coding sequence ATGAAGAAAATTTGCCTGGTAGTTGTGGGATTGTACCTGAATTTACTAAATGTATTTTCACAGTCAGTCAGTAAACCGGATACAGCCGAATATCAAACCAGAAAATTAAAATTAGAAGAAGTAAATCTGATCAGTAGTTACTATCACCAGGATGGTAACAATTCTTCTGTAACCGGTGGGATCGGTACAGAAAAGCTTACAGACTTTGCCAATATCATCGATGTTAAGTTTACTAAATATGATACTAAGAACAGACTACATACTTTTACGGGAGAGTTAGGAGTAGATACCTATTCATCTGCTTCTTCCGATAAGATCGATCTAAAGGCGAATTCTTCTGCATCATCATCTGATATAAGAATCTATCCATCTGTATCCTGGTCGATGGAAAATAAACAAAGAGGAACAACGATCGGATTAAATGCATCATCATCTACAGAGTTTGATTATCAGTCTTTTGGTCTTGGTGCAAGTTTTTCAAAAAAGTCAAAAGATAATAACAGAGAGGTTGGAATAAAAGCGCAGGCTTATTTGGATCAGGTAAAATTAATTTACCCAATAGAACTAAGAACTACCACAAGTGGAGGAGGTAGAGAGCGTGATGATAATGACTATGCATCAACAGCACGAAATTCATTTACAGGATCTCTTACTTATTCGCAGATCGTTAATCAACGATTGCAATTAATGTTTTTATTAGATCTGGCTTATCAACAAGGGTTTTTAGCTCTGCCTTTTCATAGAGTTATCTTGAATGATAATACACATAAGTCAGAATTGTTACCATCTTCCCGATTTAAAATTCCTGTGGGTATCAGAGCAAATTATTTTGCAGGAGATAAAGTGATCATTCGAACCTTCTATCGCTTTTATCATGATGATTGGGGTTTAACAGCTAATACTGCTGATATAGAAACTTCCATTAAAGTAACACCATTCTTTTCTGTAACACCTTTTTATCGGTATTACAATCAGAGTGCGATCAAATATTTTGCTCCATACATGGAGCATACAGCAAATGATGCATTTTACACAAGTAATTATGATCTGTCAAAATTTGACAGTCATTTCTTAGGGGCCGGAATACGATTGGCTCCGCCAAAAGGTGTCTTTGGCATTCAGCATTTTTCAGCATTAGAGATACGGTATGGACATTACAACAGAAGTAACGGACTGAATTCAAACATTGTGAGTTTGAATATAAAATATAAATAA
- a CDS encoding glycosyltransferase family 2 protein yields MIRNKKVVVVMPAYNAAKTLLNTYNDIPFDIVDKVLLVDDASTDETSKIARELNIELHIHEKNLGYGGNQKTCYTAALNAGADIVVMLHPDYQYTPKLISAMAYLLESGEFDVVLGSRILGGKALSGGMPYYKYFFNRILTLTQNLLMKAKLSEYHTGYRAYNRSVLEKIKWQTNSDDFVFDNQFLSQAIFHGFNIGEITCPTKYFEEASSINFSRSLKYGLGCIKNSLLFRLHKMGIYKSSLFS; encoded by the coding sequence ATGATTAGAAATAAAAAAGTAGTGGTGGTAATGCCTGCATACAATGCAGCTAAGACGCTGTTGAATACATACAACGATATTCCTTTTGATATAGTAGATAAAGTGTTGCTGGTAGATGATGCCAGTACAGATGAAACCAGCAAGATCGCAAGAGAGCTCAATATTGAATTGCACATACATGAAAAAAATCTGGGCTATGGCGGTAATCAAAAAACCTGTTACACCGCTGCATTGAATGCCGGTGCAGATATTGTGGTCATGCTGCATCCCGATTATCAGTATACGCCTAAGTTGATCAGCGCAATGGCTTACTTACTGGAATCAGGTGAGTTTGATGTTGTACTAGGATCTAGAATATTAGGCGGTAAAGCTTTATCGGGAGGTATGCCTTATTATAAATATTTTTTTAATCGTATACTTACCCTCACACAAAACCTGTTGATGAAAGCCAAACTATCAGAATACCACACAGGTTACAGGGCATACAACAGGTCTGTTTTGGAAAAAATAAAATGGCAAACTAATTCTGATGATTTTGTTTTTGATAACCAATTTTTATCACAGGCAATATTTCATGGCTTTAATATCGGAGAGATCACCTGCCCTACAAAATATTTTGAAGAAGCCTCTTCCATCAATTTTTCAAGAAGTCTTAAATATGGATTGGGTTGCATAAAAAATTCGCTGCTGTTTAGATTACATAAAATGGGTATATATAAATCATCTTTATTTTCATAA
- a CDS encoding DUF4266 domain-containing protein, translated as MKINKTGLIVLLVVAVSSCTSVKEYQKSRLNDAEMQLGTRKIQKTEMSFEAYREGASGANGGKTGGGCGCN; from the coding sequence ATGAAAATAAATAAAACAGGATTGATTGTGCTATTAGTGGTCGCTGTATCATCTTGTACTTCGGTGAAAGAATACCAAAAGAGCAGGCTGAATGATGCCGAGATGCAATTGGGGACTCGTAAGATACAAAAAACAGAAATGAGTTTTGAAGCCTACAGGGAAGGAGCATCAGGTGCTAACGGTGGTAAGACCGGTGGTGGATGTGGTTGTAACTAA
- the pafA gene encoding alkaline phosphatase PafA, whose amino-acid sequence MMLRRYYLSVFCLIFIACSTFGQTTKIAPTIAKPKLVIGLVIDQMRWDYLYRYNELYSNNGFKRLLREGFAAENTMIPYVPTYTAVGHTCIYTGSIPAITGIVGNNWYDKSLGKNVYCTDDSTVRGVGSDNWAGKMSPENLWATTITDELRLSNNFKSKTIGIALKDRGAILPAGHSANAAYWYDDTQGKWISSTYYMKILPTWVDSFNKQELAAKYMSKDWNTLLPIDRYDLSSDDNEPYEDRIEGLTSSIFPHKLSTLTNTKYQALKRTPFGNTFTFDFAKATINNELMGATPDITDFLTVSISSTDYIGHAFGPNSVEIEDTYLRLDKDIADFLLYLDTKIGKGNYLLFLSADHGVAHVPGFLAQHQIPGGQFNDDDLRNELNPILENAFGIKNIIVNLQNYQVYLNTNEIEKQGKDIELVKKAVIKALKQKVFFLDAFETDKLAIATLPQPQKEMMMNGYNPKRSGDIQFTLKPGYFDGWGKGTTHGLWNPYDAHIPCVFFGWGVKPGKTNRETYMTDIAPTIAAMLKIQMPSGCVGKPIVEVIK is encoded by the coding sequence ATGATGCTTCGCAGATATTATCTCTCTGTTTTTTGCCTGATCTTTATTGCCTGTTCTACATTCGGCCAAACTACCAAAATTGCTCCGACAATTGCAAAACCAAAGCTGGTAATTGGTTTGGTAATAGACCAGATGCGCTGGGATTATCTGTATCGCTATAATGAATTATATAGCAACAATGGATTTAAAAGATTGTTACGTGAAGGATTTGCCGCTGAAAATACAATGATTCCCTATGTGCCTACCTATACAGCTGTGGGACATACCTGTATCTATACAGGCAGTATACCTGCTATAACCGGAATTGTTGGGAATAACTGGTATGATAAAAGCCTGGGTAAAAATGTTTATTGTACAGATGACTCAACTGTCAGGGGTGTTGGTAGTGATAACTGGGCAGGTAAAATGAGTCCTGAAAATTTATGGGCAACAACGATCACAGACGAACTTCGATTGAGTAATAATTTTAAAAGCAAAACGATCGGTATTGCGTTGAAGGACAGAGGCGCTATTTTGCCTGCCGGACATAGTGCCAATGCTGCTTATTGGTATGATGATACTCAAGGGAAATGGATATCCAGCACCTACTACATGAAAATATTACCTACATGGGTGGATAGTTTTAATAAACAGGAGTTGGCGGCGAAATACATGAGCAAAGATTGGAATACCTTGTTGCCGATCGATAGATATGATCTCAGCAGTGATGATAATGAGCCTTATGAAGACCGGATAGAAGGGTTGACGTCATCCATATTTCCGCATAAACTTTCTACATTAACAAACACTAAATATCAGGCACTCAAAAGAACACCTTTTGGAAACACATTTACTTTTGATTTTGCTAAAGCTACCATTAACAACGAATTAATGGGTGCTACTCCGGATATCACAGATTTTTTAACTGTAAGTATCTCTTCTACAGATTATATTGGTCATGCGTTTGGTCCAAACTCTGTAGAGATAGAAGATACTTATTTAAGATTGGATAAGGATATTGCGGATTTCTTGTTGTACCTGGATACTAAGATAGGCAAGGGGAATTATTTGTTGTTTTTGTCGGCAGATCATGGCGTAGCGCATGTGCCGGGGTTTTTAGCACAACATCAAATTCCGGGAGGGCAGTTTAATGATGATGATCTGCGAAATGAATTAAACCCGATTTTGGAAAATGCATTTGGGATAAAAAATATCATTGTGAACCTGCAAAACTATCAGGTGTATTTAAATACGAATGAAATTGAAAAGCAAGGAAAGGATATTGAATTGGTAAAGAAAGCTGTTATTAAAGCACTGAAACAAAAAGTATTTTTTCTGGATGCGTTTGAGACAGATAAACTTGCTATTGCTACTTTGCCGCAACCGCAGAAGGAAATGATGATGAATGGATACAATCCCAAACGAAGCGGCGATATCCAATTCACATTAAAGCCCGGCTATTTTGATGGATGGGGAAAAGGAACTACCCATGGTCTTTGGAATCCGTATGATGCTCATATACCTTGTGTATTTTTTGGATGGGGTGTTAAGCCCGGAAAAACTAACAGAGAGACATACATGACAGATATTGCTCCTACCATTGCAGCGATGTTGAAAATTCAAATGCCTAGCGGATGCGTGGGCAAACCAATTGTTGAGGTGATAAAATAA
- a CDS encoding tetratricopeptide repeat protein — protein sequence MAKKKEKPVAAIQLSAPTLANRFITAFGDKTFLQITVLLLFPFFIFIKVAGFQFINMDDVAIIQNHYDVLSSFKNIGIAFKTDAFLGPHGDYYRPIQTVSFMLDAFIGKDNPWIYHVMELVYHLLTVLSLYYLLIFFDLKKISAFLFSLFFSLHPLVSSAVSWVPARGDVLIGLFGILLVLNFAKYLATNKRIYFILHAAFFLIAAFTKETTVIFPVILLVYYFFIAKQKFDIKKLLPFIILWVTVTATFLLFRSKVVSGTPPDFIFGISPFFQNLPTIPIIIAKLILPFNLSTLPLFEPAFTLIGCLLLVVIAVVIIKKIRSKEWLPVVGFGWFLLFIIPPMFFKLYYSKFLLEYYEHRMYLPVIGIIIFAAYLFNQKLTASKTQNIIWLPAVLIIVFTPIATIHSDDFKNSISFFSNAASLNNPGAMTKRGEEYIKDRDVTNALADFEDAIQTSQSEYPPAFYNRGLINLTFTKDYKAAEADFTTTVVLDTTYFDAYISRANARILQQNVGGALSDLEKAKQFTPKNPQIFYTAGKAYVTAQQYETALANFTTSIQLDSNYAEAFNDRAFVNYKLQRFDSSMVDCNKAIALNPAFLNAYYNKGMIFYEKGLSDSAIHQFDITLSLANNFYFGHFYRGMAKLQKKDMNGACYDWQESVKLGFTMAQDTIKKYCK from the coding sequence ATGGCAAAGAAAAAAGAAAAACCTGTTGCAGCTATTCAATTGTCTGCTCCAACACTTGCTAACAGATTTATTACGGCTTTTGGTGATAAAACTTTTTTGCAGATCACCGTGCTGCTGCTGTTCCCCTTTTTTATATTCATTAAAGTAGCCGGGTTTCAGTTCATTAATATGGATGATGTGGCAATTATCCAAAACCATTATGATGTTTTAAGCAGTTTTAAAAATATTGGCATCGCATTTAAAACGGATGCCTTCCTCGGACCACATGGAGATTATTATCGTCCGATACAAACGGTGTCCTTTATGCTGGATGCATTTATAGGAAAAGACAATCCATGGATATACCATGTAATGGAATTGGTTTATCATCTACTAACCGTACTTTCTTTATACTATCTATTGATATTTTTCGACCTGAAAAAGATCAGCGCCTTTTTGTTCAGTTTGTTTTTTAGCCTGCATCCGCTGGTATCTTCAGCGGTTTCGTGGGTACCTGCCCGTGGGGATGTGTTGATAGGTCTTTTTGGAATATTACTGGTACTCAATTTTGCAAAATACCTTGCTACCAACAAGCGTATCTATTTCATTTTGCACGCTGCATTTTTCTTAATCGCTGCTTTCACTAAAGAAACTACCGTGATATTTCCGGTGATCTTACTGGTGTATTATTTCTTTATAGCAAAACAAAAATTTGATATAAAAAAATTACTCCCCTTTATTATTTTATGGGTAACGGTTACGGCTACCTTTTTACTATTCAGGAGCAAAGTGGTGAGTGGCACGCCTCCTGATTTCATTTTTGGTATATCTCCGTTCTTTCAGAATTTACCAACTATCCCTATTATCATTGCCAAGCTGATCCTACCATTCAATTTATCTACACTCCCACTGTTCGAGCCTGCATTTACCCTGATCGGATGTTTATTATTAGTAGTGATTGCTGTAGTGATAATAAAAAAGATTCGATCAAAAGAATGGCTGCCTGTAGTAGGATTCGGCTGGTTTCTTTTATTCATCATTCCACCAATGTTCTTTAAATTGTATTACAGTAAATTCTTACTGGAGTATTATGAACACAGGATGTATCTGCCTGTTATCGGTATCATCATATTTGCAGCTTATCTCTTCAATCAAAAATTAACTGCATCTAAAACACAAAATATTATATGGTTACCGGCCGTATTGATCATTGTATTTACACCAATTGCTACCATACATAGTGATGATTTTAAAAATTCCATCAGTTTCTTCAGCAATGCTGCATCATTAAATAACCCTGGTGCTATGACCAAAAGAGGTGAAGAATATATCAAAGACAGAGATGTGACCAATGCTTTGGCAGATTTTGAAGATGCCATTCAAACCTCACAAAGTGAATACCCTCCGGCATTTTACAATCGTGGTTTGATCAATTTAACGTTTACAAAAGATTACAAAGCAGCCGAAGCAGATTTTACTACTACGGTTGTTTTAGATACTACCTATTTTGATGCCTACATTAGCCGAGCAAATGCAAGAATATTACAACAAAATGTAGGGGGTGCTTTAAGCGATCTGGAAAAAGCAAAACAATTTACTCCTAAAAATCCGCAGATATTCTATACCGCAGGAAAAGCGTATGTAACAGCACAACAGTATGAAACTGCCTTGGCTAATTTTACTACATCGATCCAACTGGACAGTAATTATGCAGAAGCATTTAACGACAGGGCCTTTGTAAATTATAAATTGCAGCGATTTGATAGCTCTATGGTTGACTGCAACAAGGCCATTGCACTAAATCCCGCTTTCTTAAATGCTTACTACAATAAAGGAATGATCTTTTATGAAAAGGGATTAAGCGATTCAGCCATTCATCAGTTTGACATTACGTTGTCTCTTGCCAATAACTTTTATTTCGGGCATTTTTACAGAGGCATGGCCAAGCTGCAAAAGAAAGATATGAATGGTGCTTGTTATGATTGGCAGGAGTCTGTAAAACTTGGTTTTACAATGGCGCAGGATACTATAAAAAAATATTGCAAATAA
- a CDS encoding tetratricopeptide repeat protein: MKIKITKENVIKSLSTNKWWHMLALIVLPALIYFQTVKFDYTNFDDNGIILQKFDIVGDIKKIDTAYKVDAFFNKSGDFYRPVQNITFMLDAQVSREKLWMFHITNLLIHIFTGIALYFFLQVLKIDRLNAFLLSLLFAAHPLFASGVGWVPSRGDILIGLLGILLFITFDRHIVKRKFIYFILHALVFLVIIFTKETTILFPLLLLFHYFLNIQHPHEIKKIKYHSLKLLPYFIVWASVLVFYFMMRKNVVANSGATSDVLGIIPFFKNNTVIPTIIGKFFFPYNLSTFPLYNNTDTIIGSIFLLLVAFVTIYFSAKKHWVVLLGLLWFLFFAVPPTIYRLENADVFFNYLEHRTYLPMIGMFIIVGFAFNTGMHHVSFKKTVNWVYIPVLAVFTILAAIHCADYKDSFTLRNRAATLDNPSGLSGRAGEYLSKGDTTKALEDINRAIQLNNKDANMYFERGKIMARLQKHEEAEADFSLALGLQPNAVDALMARSIEKRLLKKYESAFRDIFQAASLDSTNPKVFNSFGNLFLEVKDYNQAIGSYSRAIKLQPNFPDPYNNRSYAKILNGDYQGAITDCYTALQLMKAKPSPIVYNNLGHAHRELNHLDSAFFYFDKAIALKNNFSQAYFERGIAKQKNNDITGACKDWRSAAAYGYTDTLKLTEKYCR; the protein is encoded by the coding sequence ATGAAAATTAAAATAACCAAGGAAAACGTTATAAAAAGTTTATCCACCAATAAATGGTGGCATATGCTGGCACTGATCGTTTTACCAGCATTGATCTATTTCCAAACGGTAAAATTTGATTATACCAACTTTGATGATAACGGGATCATTTTACAAAAATTTGATATTGTTGGAGACATAAAAAAAATAGATACTGCATACAAAGTAGATGCGTTCTTTAATAAGTCGGGGGATTTTTACCGACCTGTACAGAACATTACTTTTATGCTGGATGCCCAGGTGAGCAGAGAAAAATTATGGATGTTTCACATCACCAATTTACTGATTCATATTTTTACAGGTATCGCCTTGTACTTTTTTCTGCAGGTGTTAAAGATCGATCGGCTCAATGCATTTTTATTATCATTGTTATTTGCAGCCCATCCTCTCTTTGCATCTGGCGTAGGCTGGGTTCCGTCGAGAGGTGATATCCTGATCGGCTTGTTGGGAATATTGTTGTTCATCACATTCGACCGACACATTGTAAAACGAAAATTCATTTATTTTATATTGCATGCACTGGTCTTTTTGGTGATCATTTTCACCAAAGAAACAACGATCTTATTTCCGTTGTTATTATTGTTCCATTACTTTTTAAATATTCAGCATCCGCATGAAATAAAAAAGATAAAATATCATTCGCTAAAACTGTTGCCCTATTTTATTGTGTGGGCAAGTGTGCTTGTCTTTTATTTTATGATGAGAAAAAATGTGGTGGCCAACTCTGGTGCCACCAGTGATGTATTGGGGATCATTCCTTTCTTTAAAAACAATACGGTTATTCCTACCATCATCGGAAAATTCTTTTTCCCTTATAATCTTTCAACATTTCCTTTATATAATAATACGGACACTATTATCGGAAGCATATTTCTTTTATTGGTGGCATTTGTTACTATTTATTTTTCTGCAAAAAAACATTGGGTTGTTTTGCTTGGATTATTGTGGTTTTTATTTTTTGCCGTACCGCCAACTATTTACAGATTAGAAAATGCAGATGTATTTTTTAATTACCTGGAACACAGAACTTACCTGCCTATGATCGGTATGTTCATCATTGTGGGATTTGCATTCAATACAGGCATGCATCATGTCTCATTTAAAAAAACTGTCAATTGGGTATATATTCCGGTGCTTGCAGTGTTTACGATCCTTGCTGCTATTCATTGTGCTGATTACAAAGACTCTTTTACGTTGAGAAACAGAGCAGCTACATTGGATAACCCTTCGGGATTATCAGGAAGAGCAGGAGAATATCTTTCTAAAGGAGATACAACAAAAGCATTGGAAGACATCAATAGAGCGATTCAACTGAATAACAAAGATGCCAATATGTATTTTGAACGTGGAAAAATAATGGCAAGGTTGCAAAAACATGAAGAGGCAGAAGCCGATTTTTCTTTAGCGCTTGGCCTTCAACCAAATGCTGTTGATGCACTTATGGCTCGTTCTATCGAAAAAAGATTATTGAAAAAATATGAAAGTGCTTTCAGGGATATTTTTCAGGCAGCGTCGTTAGATTCTACCAACCCCAAGGTTTTCAACAGTTTCGGCAATCTTTTTTTAGAAGTAAAAGATTATAATCAGGCGATCGGCAGTTATTCAAGAGCGATCAAACTTCAACCAAATTTCCCCGATCCGTATAACAACAGGTCATATGCAAAAATATTGAACGGCGATTACCAGGGAGCTATAACCGACTGCTATACAGCACTTCAGTTAATGAAAGCAAAACCATCTCCGATCGTTTACAATAACTTGGGACATGCACACAGAGAATTAAATCATTTAGACTCTGCTTTTTTCTATTTTGATAAAGCCATTGCATTGAAAAATAATTTTTCGCAGGCATACTTTGAAAGAGGTATTGCGAAACAAAAAAATAACGATATTACAGGCGCATGCAAAGACTGGAGAAGTGCTGCTGCATATGGTTATACTGATACATTGAAACTGACTGAAAAATATTGCCGGTAA
- a CDS encoding T9SS type A sorting domain-containing protein — protein sequence MKSFLTVLAIALTLPSFCQYNFYFGNLHAHTAYSDGNKDSATTGYKTPGSSFSYAKGSYHMDFLGIAEHNHFSSTNNPGMHVADYTKGAYQADTANQEGSFVCMFGMEWGVIDNGGHIITYGVPGWIGWESGSGSWGPSNNYTIYCAKNDYSNFWKIINSYPTAFCTLAHPQDFDYNNLIEGTYNPSADSAIVGVAVRSGAAFSTTTDYSDPAPSSYQSVYFNALAKGYHLGPNCDQDNHYTNFGRTNHIRTVVLAKNLKRDSITAAYKANRFYATDDWNAQVNFTVNGSFMGSNITSATNSDIQVSVADADAGDDVSRIDIYYGIPGSGSLPTILRTVTSSNTLSYTHSTVLNDKFYYFARIIQKDGDFIYTAPIWVFRNLSSVPLTLINFTAIEKEKKVLLNWTTAQEINDNKIDIEHAVDGIHFTVIGSIQSANTNQPNNYSFIDSIPANGINFYRLKQTAVTGNVVYSSITAITISKPTVEITKINPNPVINQLNIICNAADQENIICKIYSAEGREVKNIAGSLVSGENKITVDVSSLRRGTYFIVISKPDEKITEAKFIKQ from the coding sequence ATGAAAAGCTTTTTAACAGTACTTGCTATTGCATTGACCTTACCTTCATTTTGCCAGTATAATTTTTACTTTGGTAATTTACATGCTCACACCGCTTACTCCGACGGCAATAAAGACAGCGCCACTACAGGGTATAAAACACCAGGCAGCAGTTTTTCTTATGCCAAAGGAAGTTATCACATGGATTTTTTAGGTATAGCTGAACACAACCATTTTTCCTCTACCAATAATCCGGGAATGCATGTAGCAGATTACACAAAAGGTGCATACCAGGCAGATACTGCTAATCAGGAAGGAAGTTTTGTTTGTATGTTTGGAATGGAATGGGGAGTAATTGATAATGGTGGTCATATCATTACCTATGGTGTACCCGGTTGGATCGGATGGGAATCCGGAAGCGGAAGCTGGGGACCATCTAATAACTACACCATCTATTGTGCTAAAAATGATTACAGCAATTTCTGGAAGATCATCAACTCCTATCCTACAGCATTTTGCACTTTGGCACATCCACAGGATTTTGATTACAATAATTTAATTGAAGGCACTTACAATCCTTCGGCAGACAGTGCCATAGTTGGTGTAGCCGTAAGAAGCGGCGCTGCATTTTCAACAACAACGGATTACTCAGACCCTGCACCTTCCTCCTATCAATCTGTTTATTTCAATGCATTGGCAAAAGGATATCACCTGGGCCCTAATTGCGATCAGGATAATCATTATACCAACTTCGGAAGAACGAATCATATCAGAACAGTAGTGCTTGCAAAAAATTTAAAAAGAGATAGCATTACTGCTGCATATAAAGCCAATAGATTTTATGCAACAGATGACTGGAATGCACAGGTGAATTTTACTGTTAATGGCAGCTTTATGGGAAGTAATATTACTTCTGCAACCAACTCAGACATACAGGTGAGTGTAGCAGATGCCGATGCAGGAGATGACGTGAGCAGAATAGATATTTATTATGGTATTCCTGGAAGCGGATCTCTGCCTACAATATTAAGAACCGTCACTTCTTCAAACACACTCAGCTATACACATAGCACTGTTTTAAACGATAAATTTTATTACTTCGCAAGGATCATTCAAAAAGATGGCGATTTTATTTACACTGCACCCATTTGGGTATTTAGAAATCTGAGCAGTGTACCCTTGACACTGATCAATTTTACAGCTATAGAAAAAGAGAAAAAAGTGTTGCTGAACTGGACCACTGCACAGGAAATAAACGACAACAAAATTGACATCGAACACGCCGTTGACGGTATTCATTTCACTGTAATAGGCTCGATACAATCGGCCAATACTAATCAACCGAATAACTATAGTTTTATTGATTCCATTCCGGCTAACGGCATTAATTTTTATCGTTTAAAACAAACAGCTGTTACCGGCAATGTTGTTTATTCTTCCATTACAGCAATAACTATCAGTAAACCAACTGTAGAAATAACAAAGATCAACCCTAACCCGGTCATCAATCAACTTAATATCATTTGCAACGCAGCAGATCAAGAGAATATTATTTGTAAAATTTATTCTGCCGAAGGCAGAGAAGTGAAAAATATTGCCGGCTCTTTAGTTTCCGGAGAAAATAAAATAACTGTTGATGTATCCTCATTACGCAGAGGAACTTATTTTATTGTCATCAGTAAACCGGATGAAAAAATTACAGAGGCTAAGTTTATAAAGCAATAA